The region AATCCGGTACTGGAAGAAGGACCAGAGGAGGACGCCGAGGATTCCCTCGCACCCTCCGAAGAAACTTCAAATGAGGAGATAAGTGTTCAAGACAGAGTGCTCCCTGAAGTGATGGATAGCCAGCGAGCCATGGAAGAACTTAACTGGGAAGATTATATTGATGAATATAACACCAGTAGCGGCGGCTATTCCGCCTATTCATTTGAGGAGAAAGAATCAACTTCTTTTGAGGCCACGTTAAGTCGAAAACCCTCCCTATCCTCGCACCTCATGTGGCAGTTTATTCTGTCACCTTGTACAGAGGAAGAAAAAATTGTCGGTGAGTTGATTATCGGCAACCTGGATGCTGATGGTTATCTTAATGCCTCCCTCTCAGAGATTGCGGCTACTGCACATGTCCCTGAAGAGCTGGTCTTAGAAGTCCTTAAAAAGATTCAAGGGCTTGACCCGGTCGGAGTTGCCGCCCGTGACCTTAAAGAATGTCTGTTGATACAGACCCGGCATCTGGGATTAGAGGGCACGTTAGTCGAGACCATCATATCTAACCATATCCATCAACTAGAGGTCAAAAACTACCAGGCCATCGCCAAGGAGACAGGAGCTTCTTTGGCCGATGTTATCAAGGCCGTGGAGGTGATAACCCGGCTGGAGCCAAAGCCGGGACGGGCTTACAATGGCGAAGAGACCCACTATATCAGCCCGGACATCTACGTCTATAAGGTGGGAGATGAGTTTGTTATCGTCTTAAATGACGAGGGACTGCCGAGGTTGCGGGTAAGTCCATTTTATCGGGGCATCTTGAACCAATCATCGGATGGTGCCGCCCCGGTCAAGGACTATATCCAGGGCAAATTGAGGTCCGCGGTCTGGCTGATCCGAAGCATTCATCAGAGACAGCGCACCATCTATAAGGTAACCGAGAGTATCGTCAAGTTTCAGCGGGAATTTTTGGAAAAGGGCATAGCTTATTTAAAACCGCTTATACTAAAGGACGTGGCTGAGGATGTGGAAATGCACGAGTCAACCGTAAGCAGGGTGACCACGAATAAATATGTTCATACCCCTCAGGGCTTGTTGGAGCTTAAATTCTTTTTCAATACCGGGATCAGTTGTGCACATGGAGAAGTTATGGCTTCAGAAGCGGTAAAAGATAAGATTCGACGTCTGGTCCAATCCGAGAATTCAAGTCATCCGTATAGCGATAAGGAAATTGCCAATATGCTAAATAAAAATGATATTAATATTGCGCGGCGAACAATAGCTAAGTATAGGGAAGTGATGGGAATACTCCCATCTAACCAGAGAAAAAAATTCGCACAATAGCAGTCAGCAAAAACCTCAAGGCTGATAGCTGAAAGCTAAAAGCGCGAAGCCGGAAATAGTTGTTTCCGGATGAGCGCAAAACTGGTTAATCTGTAAAAAGTCAAAATCTTGGACGGCACAGTAAAAAGTTCCAGTTGCAAGGCGCACAAATCCTGAGGAATGAGGCGTAGTTGTAGCTACGCCGCAGTGACGAAGGATGCCGCGCAACGCAGCAAATGGACTTTTTACGAAGCCGTCAAATTTGAATTCAGCCACATGGAGGATTGATCTATGCAAATTTCGGTGACTTTCAGGCACATGGAACCATCAGAGGTTTTACGCAATTACGCTATTGAACGGGTGAAAAAAGTTAAAAAGTTTTTAGAGGGATTTGCCGAGGCCAATGTAACTCTTTCTATCGAGAAGTTTAGACATATAGCCGAGGTAAATATCCTGGCCAATGGAGCAAAAATAGTAGGCCAGGAAGAAACCAACGATATGTACTCGGCCATTGATCTGGTCATGGATAAAATAGAAAAGCAGGTCAAAAGGCACCGGGAAAAGGTAAAAGATAAAAAATCTGTATCCAATACCAGGCCCCCCCGGACCGTGGGCATAAATATCTTAAGTTATGACCGCT is a window of Thermodesulfobacteriota bacterium DNA encoding:
- the rpoN gene encoding RNA polymerase factor sigma-54 encodes the protein MGLELKQQLKLTQQLVMTPQLQQAIKMLQLSRLELLDSIYQELEANPVLEEGPEEDAEDSLAPSEETSNEEISVQDRVLPEVMDSQRAMEELNWEDYIDEYNTSSGGYSAYSFEEKESTSFEATLSRKPSLSSHLMWQFILSPCTEEEKIVGELIIGNLDADGYLNASLSEIAATAHVPEELVLEVLKKIQGLDPVGVAARDLKECLLIQTRHLGLEGTLVETIISNHIHQLEVKNYQAIAKETGASLADVIKAVEVITRLEPKPGRAYNGEETHYISPDIYVYKVGDEFVIVLNDEGLPRLRVSPFYRGILNQSSDGAAPVKDYIQGKLRSAVWLIRSIHQRQRTIYKVTESIVKFQREFLEKGIAYLKPLILKDVAEDVEMHESTVSRVTTNKYVHTPQGLLELKFFFNTGISCAHGEVMASEAVKDKIRRLVQSENSSHPYSDKEIANMLNKNDINIARRTIAKYREVMGILPSNQRKKFAQ
- the raiA gene encoding ribosome-associated translation inhibitor RaiA; its protein translation is MQISVTFRHMEPSEVLRNYAIERVKKVKKFLEGFAEANVTLSIEKFRHIAEVNILANGAKIVGQEETNDMYSAIDLVMDKIEKQVKRHREKVKDKKSVSNTRPPRTVGINILSYDRSEGKNAPRIIKSERYLAKPMYLDEAVMQLDVLDNEFLVFTNAESETINVIYKRKDGDYGLIEPELK